The proteins below come from a single Serratia fonticola genomic window:
- the hisJ gene encoding histidine ABC transporter substrate-binding protein HisJ: MKKLVKVLPLVLALSAVSSAFAALPSTLKIGTDPTYAPFESKNAQGQLVGFDIDLATELCKRINTKCIFVESDFDALIPSLKAKKIDAIISSLSITEKRQQEIAFTDKLFAANSRLIAPKGSKILPTVDALKGKSIGVLQGTTQEAFANANWQPKGVTVVPYQNQDLVYADLASGRIDAAFQDEVAASEGFLKQPPGKEYEFAGESVKDDKFFGVGTGMGLRKDETELKAALDKAFAEMRKDGTYDKFAKKYFDFDVYGG, encoded by the coding sequence ATGAAAAAGCTTGTTAAAGTTCTCCCTTTAGTTTTGGCTTTGAGCGCGGTTAGCAGTGCATTCGCCGCATTACCTTCCACGCTGAAAATCGGTACCGACCCTACCTATGCGCCGTTTGAGTCGAAAAATGCGCAGGGCCAACTGGTTGGCTTCGATATCGATCTGGCCACCGAGCTGTGCAAACGCATAAACACCAAGTGTATCTTTGTGGAAAGCGATTTTGATGCGCTGATCCCCTCCCTGAAAGCGAAGAAAATCGACGCTATCATCTCTTCTCTGTCCATTACCGAAAAACGCCAGCAGGAAATTGCCTTTACCGACAAGCTGTTTGCGGCCAACTCACGCCTGATCGCACCAAAAGGCTCCAAGATCCTGCCAACCGTCGATGCGCTGAAGGGCAAAAGCATCGGCGTATTGCAGGGTACTACCCAGGAAGCCTTCGCTAATGCCAATTGGCAGCCAAAAGGCGTGACCGTGGTGCCTTACCAGAATCAGGATCTGGTGTATGCGGATTTGGCTTCTGGGCGTATTGACGCAGCGTTTCAAGATGAAGTCGCCGCGAGCGAAGGCTTCCTGAAACAGCCTCCAGGCAAAGAGTACGAGTTTGCCGGTGAGTCGGTGAAGGACGATAAATTCTTTGGTGTCGGCACCGGTATGGGCCTGCGCAAGGATGAAACCGAGCTGAAAGCGGCGCTGGACAAAGCCTTTGCCGAAATGCGCAAAGACGGCACCTACGATAAGTTCGCGAAAAAATACTTCGACTTTGACGTTTACGGCGGCTAA
- the cvpA gene encoding colicin V production protein, with protein MVWIDYVIIALIGFSALVSLIRGFVREALSLVTWGCAFFVASHFYPYLAAYFTRFEDELVRNGIAIAILFIATLIVGAIVNYVIGSLVEKTGLSGTDRVLGVCFGALRGVLIVAAILFFLDTFTTLSQSADWKQSQLIPQFSYIIRWFFDYLQSTSSFLPTQLPGR; from the coding sequence ATGGTCTGGATTGATTACGTCATTATAGCGTTGATTGGATTTTCGGCTCTGGTGAGCCTGATCCGAGGTTTTGTTCGCGAAGCATTGTCACTTGTGACATGGGGATGTGCGTTCTTTGTTGCCAGCCATTTCTACCCATACCTTGCAGCCTACTTCACCCGTTTTGAAGATGAGCTGGTACGTAACGGCATTGCGATTGCCATTTTGTTTATCGCAACGCTGATTGTGGGCGCTATCGTTAACTATGTGATTGGGTCATTGGTAGAGAAAACCGGGTTATCGGGCACCGATCGGGTGCTGGGCGTGTGTTTCGGCGCACTGCGCGGCGTGTTGATCGTAGCGGCGATACTGTTCTTCCTGGATACCTTTACCACCCTGTCGCAAAGTGCGGACTGGAAACAGTCACAGCTGATCCCCCAGTTCAGTTACATCATCAGATGGTTCTTTGACTATCTGCAAAGCACGTCGAGTTTCTTACCAACCCAATTACCGGGGCGGTAG
- the truA gene encoding tRNA pseudouridine(38-40) synthase TruA encodes MSEVELPTQPMLKIALGIEYDGSRYYGWQRQQEVTSVQACLEKALSKVADAPIGVFCAGRTDAGVHATGQVVHFETAAQRKDAAWTMGVNSHLPPDIAVRWVKEVSSDFHARFSATARRYRYIIYNHRYRPAVLQQGVTHFYHPLDADRMHRAAQALLGENDFTSFRAVQCQSRTPWRNVKHVKVSRYGEYIVVDIKANAFVHHMVRNIVGSLMEIGCGNQDENWMGELLALKDRSLAAATARAEGLYLVAVDYPESFALPRPPMGPLFLADD; translated from the coding sequence ATGTCCGAGGTGGAGTTGCCAACCCAGCCAATGCTGAAAATTGCGCTGGGGATTGAGTATGACGGCAGCCGTTATTACGGCTGGCAGCGTCAGCAAGAGGTTACCAGCGTCCAGGCCTGCCTGGAAAAAGCGTTAAGCAAGGTGGCGGATGCGCCGATCGGCGTATTCTGCGCCGGGCGAACCGATGCCGGGGTGCATGCCACTGGGCAGGTGGTGCATTTCGAAACCGCCGCACAGCGTAAAGACGCCGCCTGGACGATGGGGGTGAATAGCCACTTGCCGCCGGATATCGCGGTACGCTGGGTCAAAGAGGTCAGCAGCGATTTTCATGCTCGCTTCAGCGCCACCGCGCGGCGTTATCGCTACATTATTTATAATCACCGCTATCGCCCTGCGGTCTTGCAGCAGGGGGTGACGCACTTTTATCATCCGCTGGACGCCGATCGCATGCATCGTGCCGCGCAGGCTTTGCTGGGGGAAAACGACTTTACCTCATTCCGGGCGGTGCAATGCCAGTCACGCACGCCGTGGCGAAACGTAAAACACGTTAAGGTTTCGCGCTATGGCGAATATATCGTGGTAGATATAAAGGCCAACGCCTTTGTCCATCATATGGTGCGCAACATTGTTGGCAGCCTGATGGAGATTGGCTGTGGCAATCAGGATGAGAACTGGATGGGCGAGCTGTTGGCGCTCAAAGATCGCAGCCTGGCGGCCGCAACCGCACGGGCTGAAGGTCTGTATCTGGTCGCGGTTGATTATCCAGAGTCGTTTGCCTTACCCCGGCCACCGATGGGGCCGCTGTTTTTAGCCGACGATTAA
- the dedD gene encoding cell division protein DedD produces the protein MASKFQNRLVGTVILVALGVIVLPGLLDGKKKHYEDEFAAIPLVPKPGDAHEIDVIPPANQALPSVPPEGAGALVEQQQAAAEASAQQAANQTTQPQQPAVVAPPPIETKPVQPTKPKPVESKPVEVKPVEVKPKPVPTPPKVEPKPEVKPEPKAETKPAVEEKAPAGQAYVVQLGALKNAAKVNEIVASLRLSGHRAYTVPSTPVQGEITRIYVGPDASKQKLQASLAELNGISGLSGQVKAYSAR, from the coding sequence GTGGCAAGTAAATTTCAGAATCGACTGGTTGGAACCGTGATTTTGGTTGCCCTGGGGGTGATTGTCCTGCCGGGGCTGCTTGACGGCAAAAAGAAGCATTATGAGGATGAGTTTGCGGCGATCCCGTTGGTGCCCAAACCGGGGGATGCTCATGAAATCGACGTGATCCCACCGGCCAATCAGGCGCTACCTTCGGTTCCACCGGAGGGGGCTGGTGCTTTGGTTGAGCAGCAGCAGGCCGCCGCCGAGGCTTCCGCCCAGCAGGCGGCTAATCAAACGACTCAACCGCAGCAGCCTGCGGTTGTTGCTCCGCCACCTATCGAAACCAAACCGGTTCAGCCAACCAAACCCAAGCCTGTGGAATCTAAACCGGTAGAAGTGAAGCCGGTGGAAGTGAAACCTAAGCCAGTGCCAACACCGCCAAAGGTAGAGCCAAAGCCGGAAGTGAAACCAGAGCCGAAGGCTGAAACCAAACCTGCGGTTGAAGAAAAGGCACCGGCTGGTCAAGCCTATGTGGTGCAGTTGGGGGCGTTGAAGAATGCTGCCAAGGTCAATGAGATCGTCGCTTCGCTGCGCCTGTCTGGGCACCGGGCTTATACCGTGCCATCCACGCCGGTGCAGGGTGAGATCACCCGCATCTACGTTGGCCCAGATGCCTCGAAGCAGAAGCTGCAGGCTTCGCTGGCGGAGCTGAATGGGATCAGTGGGTTGAGCGGGCAGGTGAAGGCGTATAGCGCGCGTTGA
- a CDS encoding ABC transporter permease: MIDILHQYWQQLLWTDGYRYTGVAVTLWLLISSVVMGGLLAIPMAVARVSSTRWVRYPVWLYTYVFRGTPLYVQLLVFYSGMYSLEIVRGTELLNAFFRSGLNCTILALTLNTCAYTTEIFAGAIRSVPHGEIEAARAYGFSSFKLYRCIILPSALRSALPAYSNEVILMLHSTALAFTATVPDLLKVARDINAATYQPFYAFGIAAVLYLIISYTLISLFRRAEKRWMAHVTHR, translated from the coding sequence ATGATCGATATCCTGCATCAGTATTGGCAGCAACTGCTGTGGACCGATGGCTATCGCTATACCGGTGTGGCGGTGACGCTGTGGCTGCTGATCTCCTCGGTGGTCATGGGCGGGCTGTTGGCCATCCCGATGGCGGTAGCTCGGGTTTCTTCCACCCGTTGGGTACGCTACCCGGTGTGGCTGTATACCTATGTTTTCCGCGGTACGCCGCTGTACGTACAACTGTTGGTGTTTTATTCCGGTATGTACAGCCTGGAAATCGTGCGGGGTACGGAGCTGCTCAATGCGTTTTTCCGCAGCGGATTAAACTGCACCATTTTGGCGCTAACGCTGAATACCTGTGCCTATACCACGGAGATTTTCGCCGGGGCCATTCGTTCGGTGCCGCATGGGGAAATTGAAGCGGCCAGGGCCTATGGGTTTTCCAGCTTTAAACTGTATCGCTGCATTATTTTGCCTTCGGCGCTGCGCTCGGCATTACCGGCGTACAGCAATGAAGTTATTCTGATGCTGCATTCGACCGCACTGGCCTTTACCGCCACGGTGCCGGACCTGTTGAAAGTGGCCCGCGATATCAACGCGGCGACCTACCAGCCGTTTTATGCCTTTGGCATTGCGGCCGTGCTGTATCTGATTATCTCCTATACGTTGATCAGCCTGTTCCGCAGGGCAGAAAAACGCTGGATGGCACACGTAACTCATCGATGA
- a CDS encoding DedA family protein, with protein MDIIKFLIDFILHIDVHLAELVAQYGMWVYGILFLILFCETGLVVTPFLPGDSLLFVAGALAALPSNDLNVHTMVALMVIAAVIGDAVNYTIGRLFGEKLFSNPNSKIFRRSYLDKTHQFYEKHGGKTIILARFVPIVRTFAPFVAGMGHMSYRHFAAYNVIGALLWVLLFTYAGYLFGDLPIVQENLKLLIVGIILVSILPGIIEIWRHKRAAARQQKQ; from the coding sequence ATGGACATCATCAAGTTTCTGATTGATTTTATTTTGCATATTGATGTGCACCTGGCAGAACTGGTCGCGCAATACGGTATGTGGGTTTACGGTATTCTGTTCCTGATCCTGTTTTGTGAAACCGGGCTGGTGGTTACGCCGTTCCTGCCGGGGGATTCTCTGCTGTTTGTCGCCGGTGCGCTGGCCGCGTTGCCTTCCAACGATCTCAACGTGCATACCATGGTGGCGTTGATGGTGATTGCGGCGGTGATTGGTGATGCCGTCAACTACACTATTGGTCGGCTGTTCGGCGAAAAGCTGTTCAGCAACCCGAACTCGAAAATTTTCCGTCGTAGCTATCTGGACAAGACCCACCAGTTCTACGAGAAACACGGCGGAAAAACCATTATTCTGGCGCGATTTGTGCCGATCGTGCGCACCTTTGCGCCGTTCGTGGCCGGTATGGGGCATATGTCCTATCGCCACTTTGCTGCCTATAACGTGATTGGTGCGCTACTTTGGGTGCTGCTGTTCACTTATGCTGGCTACCTGTTTGGCGACTTGCCGATCGTGCAGGAAAACTTGAAGTTGTTGATTGTTGGCATCATCCTGGTTTCAATTCTGCCGGGCATTATTGAAATCTGGCGCCATAAACGCGCGGCTGCCCGCCAACAAAAACAGTAA
- the folC gene encoding bifunctional tetrahydrofolate synthase/dihydrofolate synthase — protein MQNHQIPQATSPLSSWLYYLERLHSQAIELGLERVQHVAAHLDLLTPAPTVFTVAGTNGKGTTCRTLEAILLAAGLRVGVYSSPHLVRYTERVRIQGEELSETEHSRSFAAIEAGRGETSLTYFEFGTLSALQLFKQARLDVVILEVGLGGRLDATNIVEPSVAVVTSIALDHTDWLGHDRESIGREKAGIFRGGKPAVVGEPDMPHSIQQVAEDLNAQLYRRDEAWSFSEQGERWQWEGGGTRLTDLPMPNVPLANAATALAALHYSALEIDEKAIFAGLQQAALPGRFQIVQQNPQLILDVAHNPHAAAYLAGRLAKLPCNGGVVRAVVGMLSDKDIAGTLACLSEQVDEWYCAPLEGPRGASVELLAQYLTEPRKFADVETAWRQAMQDADIQDIVIVCGSFHTVAHVMAALDERRGV, from the coding sequence ATGCAAAACCACCAAATTCCCCAAGCCACGTCGCCATTGAGCTCGTGGCTTTACTATCTGGAACGTCTGCATAGCCAGGCGATCGAACTCGGCCTGGAGCGTGTGCAACACGTTGCGGCGCACCTTGACCTTCTCACTCCTGCTCCTACGGTATTTACCGTTGCCGGTACTAACGGCAAAGGCACCACCTGCCGCACGTTAGAGGCCATTTTGCTGGCTGCCGGGCTGCGGGTAGGGGTTTACAGTTCACCGCATCTGGTGCGTTACACCGAACGGGTGCGCATACAGGGTGAAGAGCTGAGTGAGACTGAACACAGCCGCTCCTTTGCCGCGATTGAAGCTGGCCGGGGGGAAACCTCGCTGACCTATTTCGAATTTGGCACCCTTTCGGCGTTACAGCTGTTTAAGCAGGCCAGGCTCGACGTAGTGATCCTGGAAGTGGGCCTGGGGGGGCGTCTGGACGCGACCAATATCGTTGAGCCAAGCGTCGCCGTGGTGACCAGCATTGCCTTGGATCACACCGATTGGCTAGGCCACGATCGTGAAAGCATCGGCCGCGAGAAGGCGGGGATATTCCGTGGCGGCAAGCCTGCCGTAGTGGGTGAGCCGGATATGCCACATAGCATCCAGCAGGTAGCGGAAGATCTCAACGCTCAACTGTACCGCCGTGATGAAGCCTGGTCGTTCAGCGAACAGGGCGAACGCTGGCAATGGGAAGGGGGAGGTACACGCCTGACAGATCTCCCTATGCCTAACGTCCCCTTGGCGAACGCGGCGACGGCATTGGCTGCGCTGCACTATTCGGCGCTGGAAATTGACGAGAAGGCGATTTTTGCCGGTCTACAGCAGGCCGCTTTGCCAGGGCGTTTTCAGATCGTGCAGCAGAACCCGCAGTTGATCCTGGACGTTGCCCACAACCCTCATGCTGCGGCCTATCTGGCTGGGCGATTGGCGAAACTCCCCTGCAATGGCGGTGTGGTTCGCGCGGTGGTGGGGATGCTGTCGGACAAAGACATTGCCGGTACGTTGGCCTGCCTGAGCGAACAGGTGGACGAGTGGTACTGCGCGCCGCTGGAAGGCCCGCGCGGGGCCAGCGTTGAGCTGCTGGCACAGTATTTAACGGAACCACGCAAGTTTGCCGATGTCGAAACTGCCTGGCGTCAGGCTATGCAGGACGCGGATATTCAGGATATTGTGATCGTCTGTGGGTCTTTCCACACTGTTGCCCACGTGATGGCGGCGTTAGACGAGAGGCGGGGAGTGTGA
- a CDS encoding histidine ABC transporter permease HisQ gives MLQGYSQLIFEGALVTLELALSSVLLAVVIGLIGAGGKLSQNPVISTIFGAYTTLIRGVPDLVLMLLIFYGLQIALNSVTEFIGFSQINIDPLGAGIITLGFIYGAYFTETFRGAYLAVPRGQIEAATAFGFSNAQIFRRILFPAMMRFALPGIGNNWQVILKATALVSILGLNDLVKATQLAGKGTYQPFFYAIVAGLVYLLFTTISNGVLLWLERRYSLGVKRAEL, from the coding sequence ATGCTACAAGGTTACTCCCAACTGATATTTGAGGGGGCTCTGGTGACGCTGGAGCTGGCCCTCAGCTCCGTATTGCTGGCGGTGGTGATTGGTTTGATCGGCGCTGGCGGTAAACTTTCGCAAAACCCTGTTATTTCCACGATCTTTGGTGCCTATACCACCTTGATCCGTGGCGTGCCGGACCTGGTGTTGATGTTGTTGATCTTCTACGGTCTGCAAATTGCCCTCAACAGCGTGACGGAGTTTATTGGCTTCTCACAGATTAATATCGATCCGCTGGGGGCGGGCATCATTACCCTGGGCTTTATTTACGGAGCCTATTTTACTGAAACCTTCCGGGGAGCCTACCTGGCGGTGCCTCGTGGTCAGATCGAGGCGGCTACCGCCTTCGGTTTTTCCAACGCGCAGATTTTCCGCCGCATTCTGTTTCCGGCCATGATGCGCTTCGCGTTACCTGGCATCGGCAACAACTGGCAGGTGATCCTCAAGGCGACGGCCTTGGTCTCCATTCTTGGACTCAACGATCTGGTAAAGGCCACGCAGCTGGCAGGAAAGGGCACCTATCAGCCTTTCTTCTATGCCATTGTCGCAGGCTTGGTGTATCTGTTGTTCACCACGATTTCCAACGGCGTATTGCTGTGGCTTGAGCGGCGTTATTCACTGGGCGTCAAAAGGGCCGAACTATGA
- the purF gene encoding amidophosphoribosyltransferase, protein MCGIVGIAGFMPVNQSIYDALMVLQHRGQDAAGIVTIDAHNGFRLRKANGLVKDVFEARHMLRLQGNMGIGHVRYPTAGSSSASEAQPFYVNSPFGITLAHNGNLTNAHELRQQLFERGRRHVNTTSDSEILLNVLATELDRFPHYPLESDNIFTAVAAMHQQLRGAYACVAMIIGHGLVAFRDPNGIRPLVIGKRELEDGRCEYMVASESVALDTLGFDFLRDVAPGEAVYITEKGQLFTRQCAENPKTNPCLFEYVYFARPDSFMDKISVYSARVRMGQKLGEKIAREWEDLDIDVVIPIPETSCDIALEIARILDKPYRQGFVKNRYVGRTFIMPGQQARRKSVRRKLNANRAEFRDKNVLLVDDSIVRGTTSEQIVEMARDAGAKRVYLASAAPEIRFPNVYGIDMPSATELIAHGREVDEIRQIIGADGLIFQDLDDLIAAVREENPDIAQFECSVFNGIYVTKDVDQSYLEYLETLRNDDAKALRGQTEAENLEMHNEG, encoded by the coding sequence ATGTGCGGTATTGTCGGTATCGCCGGTTTTATGCCGGTAAACCAGTCGATTTATGATGCATTGATGGTGCTCCAGCATCGTGGACAGGATGCCGCTGGCATCGTCACTATTGATGCCCATAATGGGTTCCGCCTGCGCAAGGCAAATGGTCTGGTGAAAGATGTATTTGAAGCCCGCCATATGCTGCGCCTGCAGGGCAACATGGGCATTGGCCATGTGCGTTACCCAACGGCTGGCAGCTCCAGCGCTTCAGAAGCTCAACCTTTCTATGTCAACTCGCCGTTCGGCATTACGCTGGCACACAACGGCAACCTGACCAACGCCCACGAACTGCGCCAACAGCTGTTTGAGCGTGGCCGCCGTCATGTCAACACCACTTCCGATTCCGAGATCCTGCTGAACGTGCTGGCTACCGAGCTAGACCGATTCCCGCATTATCCACTGGAGTCCGACAACATTTTTACCGCCGTTGCCGCGATGCATCAGCAACTGCGTGGCGCTTATGCCTGCGTAGCCATGATTATCGGCCACGGTCTGGTGGCGTTCCGCGATCCTAACGGCATTCGCCCGCTGGTGATTGGCAAACGTGAGCTGGAAGATGGCCGCTGTGAGTACATGGTGGCTTCTGAGAGTGTGGCGTTGGATACCTTGGGCTTCGACTTCCTGCGCGATGTGGCACCGGGCGAAGCGGTGTACATCACCGAAAAAGGCCAGCTGTTCACTCGCCAGTGTGCGGAGAACCCAAAAACCAATCCATGCCTGTTCGAGTATGTCTATTTTGCCCGTCCTGACTCCTTTATGGACAAGATCTCCGTCTACAGCGCCCGCGTGCGTATGGGGCAGAAATTGGGTGAGAAGATTGCGCGCGAATGGGAAGATCTGGATATCGACGTGGTGATCCCGATCCCGGAAACCTCTTGCGATATCGCGCTGGAGATTGCCCGTATTCTGGATAAGCCGTATCGCCAGGGCTTCGTCAAGAATCGCTATGTTGGCCGCACCTTCATCATGCCGGGTCAGCAGGCTCGCCGTAAGTCGGTACGCCGCAAGCTGAACGCCAATCGTGCCGAATTCCGCGATAAGAACGTGCTGCTGGTTGATGACTCCATCGTCCGCGGTACCACTTCTGAGCAGATCGTAGAGATGGCGCGTGACGCCGGGGCCAAACGGGTTTATCTGGCTTCTGCCGCCCCGGAGATCCGCTTCCCTAACGTGTACGGTATCGATATGCCGAGCGCAACGGAGCTGATTGCCCATGGGCGTGAAGTGGACGAAATCCGCCAGATTATTGGTGCCGATGGCCTGATTTTCCAGGATCTGGACGACCTGATCGCCGCAGTACGCGAAGAGAACCCGGATATCGCCCAGTTCGAATGCTCGGTGTTTAACGGCATTTACGTGACCAAAGACGTTGACCAGAGCTATCTGGAATATCTGGAAACGCTGCGTAATGATGATGCCAAAGCGTTGCGCGGCCAGACGGAAGCAGAAAATCTGGAAATGCATAACGAGGGCTAA
- a CDS encoding UbiX family flavin prenyltransferase, which produces MKRLIIGISGASGAIYGVRLLQVLRGVEEVETHLVMSNAARQTLALETSLSLRDVQVLADVVHDARDIAASISSGSFKTMGMVILPCSIKTLSGIVNSYSDGLLTRAADVVLKERRPLVLCVRETPLHLGHLRLMTQAAEMGAVIMPPVPAFYHRPQTVDDIIDQTVNRVIDQFDIELPQDLFTRWQGVN; this is translated from the coding sequence ATGAAAAGACTCATTATCGGTATTTCCGGCGCCAGCGGCGCTATCTACGGCGTGCGCTTATTGCAGGTGCTGCGTGGTGTAGAAGAGGTGGAAACCCACTTGGTAATGAGCAACGCGGCACGCCAGACGCTGGCGTTGGAAACCTCTCTGAGCCTGCGTGACGTGCAGGTCTTGGCCGATGTAGTGCATGATGCGCGTGATATTGCCGCCAGTATTTCCTCCGGATCGTTCAAAACCATGGGGATGGTGATTTTGCCATGCTCAATCAAAACGTTATCTGGCATCGTCAACAGTTACAGCGATGGGCTGCTGACTCGTGCCGCCGATGTGGTGCTCAAAGAGCGTCGGCCACTGGTGCTCTGCGTGCGTGAAACGCCGTTGCACCTGGGCCATCTGCGGCTGATGACCCAGGCAGCGGAGATGGGGGCGGTGATTATGCCGCCGGTACCGGCCTTCTATCATCGTCCGCAAACCGTTGATGATATTATCGATCAGACCGTTAATCGGGTTATCGACCAGTTTGATATCGAACTGCCGCAAGATCTCTTCACGCGTTGGCAAGGCGTTAATTAA
- the accD gene encoding acetyl-CoA carboxylase, carboxyltransferase subunit beta, with amino-acid sequence MSWIERILNKSNVTQTRKVSIPEGVWTKCDSCGQVLYRAELERNLEVCPKCDHHMRMSARMRLHTLLDEGSEVELGSELEPKDVLKFKDSKKYKDRLVAAQKATGEKDALVVMKGTLYGMPIVAASFEFAFIGGSMSSVVGARFVRAVEQALEDNCPLVCFSASGGARMQEALMSLMQMAKTSAALAKLQERGLPYISVLTDPTMGGVSASLAMLGDINIAEPKALIGFAGPRVIEQTVREKLPPGFQRSEFLIEKGAIDMIVRRPVMRQTLASILSKLTNQPQPHFDEAAPVIAQENQADA; translated from the coding sequence ATGAGCTGGATTGAACGAATTCTCAACAAAAGCAATGTTACGCAAACCCGTAAGGTGAGCATTCCTGAAGGGGTCTGGACCAAATGCGATAGCTGTGGTCAGGTCCTTTACCGTGCCGAATTGGAGCGTAACCTTGAGGTCTGCCCCAAGTGCGACCACCACATGCGCATGTCAGCCCGTATGCGTCTGCATACCTTGCTGGATGAAGGCAGTGAAGTGGAACTGGGCAGCGAACTGGAGCCGAAAGACGTTCTGAAGTTCAAGGATTCCAAAAAGTACAAAGATCGTCTGGTTGCCGCACAGAAAGCAACCGGCGAGAAAGACGCGCTGGTGGTGATGAAGGGCACGCTGTATGGCATGCCGATCGTTGCAGCCTCCTTCGAATTCGCCTTTATCGGTGGTTCGATGTCTTCTGTAGTCGGTGCGCGCTTTGTGCGTGCGGTTGAACAGGCGTTGGAAGATAACTGCCCGCTGGTGTGCTTCTCTGCCAGTGGCGGTGCGCGTATGCAGGAAGCGCTGATGTCGCTGATGCAGATGGCGAAAACCAGCGCCGCGTTGGCCAAGCTGCAAGAGCGTGGCCTGCCGTATATTTCGGTACTGACCGATCCGACCATGGGTGGCGTGTCCGCCAGCCTGGCGATGCTGGGCGATATCAACATTGCCGAGCCAAAAGCGCTGATCGGCTTTGCCGGGCCACGGGTTATCGAACAAACCGTACGTGAAAAACTGCCGCCGGGCTTCCAGCGCAGCGAGTTCCTGATTGAAAAGGGCGCTATCGACATGATCGTGCGCCGTCCGGTGATGCGTCAGACCCTGGCCAGCATTCTGTCCAAGCTGACCAACCAGCCGCAGCCGCATTTCGATGAGGCCGCGCCGGTCATCGCTCAGGAAAATCAGGCCGACGCCTGA